One genomic segment of Scylla paramamosain isolate STU-SP2022 chromosome 11, ASM3559412v1, whole genome shotgun sequence includes these proteins:
- the LOC135105053 gene encoding uncharacterized protein LOC135105053, which produces MSMGVGDSSDLIHGGGGSIRVFWLSRTDFEKKLLVVVCVLSIAVVGLTVGIAVLASRNTAASSQTLSLVMSEGPPDARSLTPTPTPTLKQAASSSLEQTARHHQSTHTPPHTAAHPHTHTVVATTQQ; this is translated from the exons ATGTCTATGGGTGTTGGAGACAGCTCTGATCTTATTCATGGAgg GGGAGGCAGCATACGTGTCTTCTGGCTTTCACGCACAGATTTCGAGAAGAAGCTGCTCGTGGTGGTGTGTGTCCTCTCCATCGCCGTAGTTGGCCTCACCGTGGGTATTGCCGTACTCGCCTCACGAA ATACTGCTGCTTCCAGCCAGACCTTATCGTTAGTGATGTCAGAGGGACCACCTGACGCTCGTTCGCTCACGCCTACACCAACACCGACACTCAAACAAGCGGCCTCATCATCTCTCGAACAAACGGCGCGGCATCATCAGTCCACCCACACGCCTCCGCACACAGCtgcacatccacacacacatacagtggtCGCTACAACTCAACAGTAA